The following coding sequences lie in one Mercenaria mercenaria strain notata chromosome 5, MADL_Memer_1, whole genome shotgun sequence genomic window:
- the LOC123557316 gene encoding uncharacterized protein LOC123557316 encodes MFSRPPTYLSDASQRLSQVLDEVGLNENMRFVRQKTNLLMERMECLRSKVSCHNSVMYYFGSQTEGSTTAGLGSDKDKLMCTTLVNVVQDETECIEGKCNVLIVQDDTTPPGYCSIKLYDLGRSGFNGKYGYDRQGNYFLQNTFLHDTPIDKEVGSVRQGPAQTVDEFDIDHVPAFQCRSWPKEAKQWARCLSRDQWPYDHMRRHSEQTGCFVVPTGNSLSENENYEWRISTSQAERCFMFNMNITQIRCYTMLKIIMKTIIKPLVGETLTSFQCKSMLMNVVENMVNQRWTEDRLLEYILSCLRLLKACVASNNCPHYFIPKNNLLGGRLNRSSRRDIEQELESLIHDGCRKILSVKVDNIGERFILKFSTILELDLKSSACPSTNSKDVQLHVLCKLFRRLFAAKLMFVYLITLQGIEDSTKALPSMVDNLLALNFFGNESASDAAQVMNPVLCLTVGSMIASVDISMGQTPSAEAMQFLKMGLHSDVAAGRLKLASVLYCAGAFEEVERVLRDVENRFETLTVLAVCNCRSTDPWTAEDDIPAEVTKPGTFGKLHFASGVSFNRHERYCVPKPLQYEMFRCTGEELNERGDVMYLWNDWAVVDALPYLYFLQYLTFKRLGKNNDKEKALDRLAQIIVSDPLLFHRETAMNLLGQCMELEEHIQFALVCYSWSLMERDTHNVARWLVSILIWKIYRGEVEMEF; translated from the coding sequence ATGTTTAGTCGTCCTCCCACTTACTTATCTGATGCGTCCCAGCGTCTTTCACAAGTACTGGATGAAGTCGGATTGAACGAAAACATGCGTTTTGTAAGGCAAAAAACAAATCTACTAATGGAAAGAATGGAATGCCTGAGAAGTAAGGTTAGTTGCCACAACTCAGTCATGTATTATTTTGGCAGTCAAACGGAGGGTTCGACAACAGCCGGATTGGGGTCCGACAAGGACAAGTTAATGTGCACTACTTTAGTCAACGTCGTTCAAGACGAGACCGAATGTATAGAAGGTAAATGCAATGTATTGATTGTGCAGGACGATACAACGCCACCTGGTTACTGCAGTATCAAACTTTATGATCTTGGTCGGTCTGGTTTCAATGGTAAATATGGATATGATAGGCAAGGAAATTACTTTTTGCAGAACACTTTCCTACATGACACCCCGATAGACAAAGAAGTTGGGAGCGTAAGGCAAGGTCCAGCTCAAACCGTAGATGAATTCGATATTGACCATGTCCCGGCATTTCAATGTAGATCATGGCCTAAAGAAGCAAAACAATGGGCGCGGTGCTTAAGTCGTGATCAGTGGCCGTATGATCACATGCGGAGACATTCCGAACAAACTGGATGCTTTGTGGTACCGACAGGAAATAGCCTGAGTGAAAACGAAAACTATGAATGGAGGATATCGACTTCTCAAGCGGAGAGATGCTTTATGTTTAACATGAATATAACACAAATCAGATGCTACACCATGTTAAagataataatgaaaacaattatcaaaccaTTGGTTGGTGAAACGCTCACAAGTTTCCAGTGCAAAAGCATGCTGATGAATGTAGTAGAAAATATGGTCAATCAGCGATGGACAGAGGATAGATTACTTGAGTATATCTTATCGTGCCTCCGTTTATTGAAAGCGTGCGTTGCTAGCAACAATTGCCCGCATTATTTCATTCCAAAGAATAATTTGTTGGGTGGACGACTAAACAGAAGTAGCAGACGAGACATCGAACAAGAACTTGAAAGTTTGATACATGATGGCTGCCGGAAAATACTCTCTGTTAAAGTCGACAACATTGGTGAAAGATTTATCTTGAAATTTAGCACTATTCTTGAACTTGACTTGAAATCTTCTGCTTGTCCTTCAACAAATTCCAAAGACGTTCAGTTACATGTCCTGTGTAAGTTATTCCGACGACTGTTTGCCGCGAAGCTGATGTTTGTGTATCTGATAACCCTTCAGGGCATCGAAGATTCAACAAAAGCCTTACCTTCAATGGTTGACAATCTTCTAGCATTGAATTTCTTTGGAAATGAGTCCGCAAGTGATGCAGCTCAAGTAATGAACCCTGTATTATGTTTAACTGTAGGTTCAATGATTGCATCAGTTGATATATCCATGGGGCAAACCCCTTCAGCCGAGGCAATGCAGTTTCTCAAAATGGGTTTACACTCAGACGTCGCGGCAGGTCGGCTAAAACTTGCATCCGTCCTTTATTGTGCAGGTGCATTTGAGGAAGTTGAGCGAGTGCTAAGAGACGTTGAAAATCGTTTCGAAACCCTGACTGTTCTTGCTGTTTGCAACTGCAGAAGTACAGATCCCTGGACTGCTGAAGATGATATCCCAGCTGAAGTAACAAAACCTGGAACGTTCGGGAAATTGCATTTTGCTTCTGGCGTTAGCTTCAATAGGCACGAAAGATATTGTGTTCCTAAGCCGTTGCAGTATGAGATGTTTCGATGCACTGGGGAGGAACTGAATGAAAGAGGGGATGTTATGTACTTATGGAACGATTGGGCTGTTGTAGATGCATTACCTTACCTATATTTcttacagtatctgacatttaAACGTCTCGGGAAAAACAATGACAAGGAAAAAGCATTAGATAGGCTGGCGCAAATCATTGTATCAGATCCGTTACTTTTTCACAGGGAAACAGCAATGAATCTTCTTGGACAATGTATGGAATTGGAAGAACATATACAATTTGCGTTGGTTTGTTATAGCTGGTCCTTGATGGAGCGGGATACACACAATGTCGCCCGATGGCTTGTCTCTATCCTGATTTGGAAAATTTATCGTGGGGAAGTGGAGATGGAGTTCTAA